A window of the Virgibacillus pantothenticus genome harbors these coding sequences:
- a CDS encoding CpsD/CapB family tyrosine-protein kinase: MLSRKNPSRPGTKMRHLIAKLNPKSPISEQYRTIRTNIDFASVDKEIRTLLVTSSGPGEGKSMTAANLAVVYAQQGKKVLLIDADLRKPTVHYTFRIDNLRGLSNLLVGENSLEQVVQQSDVDYLDVMSCGPIPPNPSELLASKKMEQLLETLKATYDIVIFDTPPVLAVTDAQILANIVDGSILVVRSKHTEIEGAQKAVESLKPARAKLLGTVLNGREKKQSNYYYYYGA, from the coding sequence ATGTTGAGCAGAAAAAATCCGTCTAGGCCTGGAACGAAAATGCGTCATTTAATCGCCAAATTGAATCCGAAATCCCCTATTTCCGAACAATATCGTACCATTCGTACGAACATTGATTTTGCATCTGTGGATAAAGAAATTCGCACGTTGCTCGTTACTTCTTCTGGTCCAGGAGAAGGTAAATCCATGACGGCTGCTAACTTAGCAGTTGTGTACGCACAACAAGGAAAAAAAGTGTTACTCATAGATGCTGACTTACGTAAACCGACAGTACATTATACGTTTCGAATTGATAATTTACGGGGGCTTAGTAACCTTTTAGTTGGGGAAAATTCATTGGAACAGGTTGTGCAACAAAGTGACGTCGATTATTTGGACGTTATGTCTTGCGGTCCAATTCCACCTAACCCATCTGAATTACTAGCTTCCAAAAAAATGGAACAACTGCTGGAGACATTAAAAGCTACTTACGACATCGTTATTTTTGATACGCCGCCAGTTTTAGCAGTGACCGATGCACAGATTTTGGCTAATATTGTAGACGGATCAATACTTGTAGTTAGGAGCAAGCATACAGAAATCGAAGGGGCACAAAAAGCTGTCGAATCATTGAAACCAGCCAGAGCAAAATTGCTAGGGACAGTATTAAACGGTCGCGAGAAGAAACAGTCCAATTATTATTACTATTACGGAGCTTAA
- a CDS encoding YveK family protein, which translates to MEETISLKEIFAVLKKRIKLILACIFGAAVIAAIVSYFVLTPTYEANSSFIVNQSQQDSQTQYNVDEIRTNVELINTYNVIIKSARILNQVVDELNLDMTSDELAEKIQVSSEEQSQVVTVTATDSSPELAVEMANTTVTTFQNEIPELMNVDNVNILSEAELEPNPSPVSPNSMLNIAIAIVLGAMIGVGIAFLLEYLDNTITSEEDVEKQLGTPVLGTISSIQEKDISEQQFRPQPSNQERGTHHVEQKKSV; encoded by the coding sequence ATGGAAGAGACGATTTCCTTAAAGGAGATATTTGCTGTCTTAAAAAAGCGTATAAAGCTTATTTTGGCATGTATATTTGGCGCTGCAGTTATTGCTGCTATTGTTAGCTACTTTGTGTTGACGCCAACGTATGAAGCCAATTCTTCCTTTATCGTTAACCAAAGTCAGCAAGATTCTCAAACGCAGTACAATGTCGATGAAATACGAACGAATGTGGAACTCATTAATACATATAATGTCATTATTAAAAGTGCGCGCATACTAAATCAGGTTGTAGACGAGCTTAATTTAGATATGACTAGTGATGAGCTGGCAGAAAAAATTCAGGTGTCCAGTGAGGAGCAATCACAGGTTGTAACGGTAACAGCCACCGATTCAAGCCCTGAGCTAGCTGTTGAGATGGCGAACACAACTGTTACTACGTTTCAAAATGAAATTCCTGAATTAATGAATGTCGATAACGTAAACATTTTATCCGAAGCTGAACTCGAACCAAACCCGTCCCCAGTTTCACCGAATTCAATGCTAAATATAGCCATTGCTATCGTGCTTGGTGCGATGATTGGTGTTGGTATCGCATTTCTACTGGAATATTTGGATAATACTATTACGAGCGAAGAGGATGTAGAGAAACAACTTGGAACTCCAGTGCTTGGCACGATCTCTTCCATCCAGGAAAAGGATATTAGTGAACAGCAATTTCGACCACAACCAAGCAATCAGGAAAGGGGGACTCATCATGTTGAGCAGAAAAAATCCGTCTAG
- a CDS encoding LysM peptidoglycan-binding domain-containing protein produces MTKKKVLMSVTAGVAIASALFAAEEAEAASYKVKSGDSLWTIAQKYNTSVSKLKSINNLSSDLIFPNQIIQTTKSGNSSGSNSSNSNSSSSNRGSNSKASTYTVKRGDTLSGIAFKHNISIRDLMKWNNLNSTLIFPGNVFVVSKNGSTGSSNSGSGSSSSGSNGSGSSSKTYVVKSGDTLSGIAAKYKVSVSNLKRWNNLRSDLIVVGQKLSIGKNGSSGGSNSSGGNRGSGSTGNANVDFNVNKVVSTAKSFQGVPYVWGGSSPSGFDCSGFIHYVYNKGGKSMGRTSSTGYYNRSYHINNPKVGDLVFFAGTYRPGISHLGVYLGNGNFIHAGSNGVEISNLSNSYWKKHFDSFKRFY; encoded by the coding sequence ATGACTAAGAAAAAAGTCTTAATGTCTGTAACAGCAGGAGTAGCAATTGCGTCAGCACTTTTCGCCGCAGAAGAGGCAGAAGCCGCTTCGTATAAAGTAAAAAGTGGTGACTCTTTGTGGACAATTGCCCAGAAATATAACACAAGTGTATCAAAACTGAAGTCCATTAATAATTTGTCCAGCGACTTAATCTTCCCAAACCAAATCATTCAAACAACCAAAAGCGGAAATTCATCTGGATCTAACAGTTCCAATTCTAATTCCAGCAGTTCCAATCGCGGCTCTAACAGCAAAGCTAGTACATACACTGTAAAACGAGGAGACACTTTAAGTGGAATTGCCTTCAAGCACAATATATCCATACGCGATCTCATGAAATGGAATAACCTTAATTCCACCTTAATCTTCCCTGGCAATGTCTTTGTGGTTAGTAAGAACGGATCCACTGGTTCAAGTAATTCTGGCTCTGGTAGTAGCTCAAGTGGTTCGAATGGATCGGGTAGCTCATCAAAGACATATGTCGTAAAGTCTGGTGACACACTCTCTGGAATTGCAGCAAAATACAAAGTTTCGGTTTCTAACTTAAAGCGCTGGAACAACCTACGTTCCGATTTAATTGTGGTCGGTCAAAAACTTAGCATCGGAAAGAACGGAAGCAGTGGCGGTTCCAATAGTTCGGGCGGCAATAGAGGGAGCGGTTCTACTGGAAATGCCAACGTTGACTTTAACGTGAACAAAGTCGTTAGCACTGCAAAAAGCTTCCAAGGTGTACCTTATGTTTGGGGTGGATCATCCCCTTCAGGCTTCGACTGCAGCGGCTTCATTCACTACGTCTACAATAAAGGCGGCAAAAGCATGGGGCGAACATCAAGTACCGGCTACTACAACCGTTCTTATCATATCAATAATCCAAAAGTAGGCGACCTCGTCTTCTTCGCAGGTACCTACCGTCCAGGAATTTCACATCTAGGCGTGTACCTGGGTAACGGAAACTTTATTCATGCCGGATCGAATGGCGTCGAAATTAGCAATCTAAGTAACTCTTACTGGAAGAAACATTTCGATAGTTTTAAACGGTTTTATTAA
- a CDS encoding sulfite exporter TauE/SafE family protein: MISIFVAYFLIGLVACTVGAMAGLGGGIIIKPLLDMLGHYDLSTIGVLSAATVFSMAVVSLIKARNSNLGIDRGNSFFIAIGSIIGGFTGKGIFNHFVVNSGMSTIIGIFQSALLSGLLIIIYVFMRYNHRIKTYHVQNRFVILCVGLVLGLLSAFLGIGGGPLNVAVLVFIFSMNTKDASINSIFIIFFSQLSSLILVATSTGFAPYDLSMAWFMIPGGMLGGIIGTNLVSNISNRWVERIFNGTLLMIILITLYNIVIQLI, from the coding sequence TTGATCTCCATTTTTGTAGCTTATTTTTTGATTGGCCTAGTTGCCTGTACGGTCGGAGCGATGGCTGGTTTAGGTGGAGGTATTATTATCAAGCCTTTATTGGACATGTTAGGACATTACGATTTATCAACCATTGGTGTTTTGTCAGCCGCAACGGTCTTTTCCATGGCGGTTGTTTCTTTAATAAAAGCACGAAATTCTAATCTGGGTATAGACCGGGGGAACAGTTTTTTTATTGCAATCGGCTCTATTATAGGGGGCTTTACTGGAAAGGGGATCTTCAATCATTTTGTTGTTAATTCTGGTATGTCCACGATCATAGGTATCTTTCAATCAGCTTTATTATCTGGCTTGTTAATTATTATTTATGTATTTATGAGGTATAATCATAGGATAAAAACCTATCATGTGCAAAACCGCTTTGTCATTTTATGTGTAGGTCTTGTTCTTGGATTGCTGTCAGCGTTTTTAGGTATTGGCGGCGGTCCACTAAATGTAGCTGTATTAGTATTTATTTTTTCCATGAATACAAAGGATGCTAGTATTAATTCCATTTTCATTATCTTTTTTTCACAGTTATCTTCATTAATTTTAGTAGCCACTTCCACTGGGTTTGCGCCATATGATTTATCTATGGCTTGGTTCATGATCCCGGGCGGTATGTTGGGAGGGATTATTGGAACTAATTTAGTCAGCAATATATCGAATAGATGGGTTGAACGTATCTTCAATGGAACACTGCTAATGATTATCCTGATAACGCTATATAATATTGTCATTCAGTTGATATAA
- a CDS encoding secondary thiamine-phosphate synthase enzyme YjbQ: MQKTFSLQTNQHSDMIDITGQLEEWIQELEIIGGIIVVSSMHTTAGITVNENADPDVKTDMLMRLEDVYPWEHQKDRHFEGNTAAHLKTSTIGHAQTLIIQDGKLVLGTWQGVYFCEFDGPRKRKFHAIIIPEEN; encoded by the coding sequence ATGCAAAAAACATTTTCACTTCAAACGAATCAACACTCAGATATGATCGACATCACAGGTCAACTAGAAGAATGGATTCAGGAGCTAGAAATTATTGGAGGAATAATTGTCGTATCTTCTATGCATACAACTGCTGGAATTACGGTGAACGAAAATGCTGACCCTGATGTTAAAACAGATATGCTCATGCGATTGGAAGATGTATATCCGTGGGAGCACCAAAAGGATAGACATTTTGAGGGAAATACGGCTGCACATTTAAAAACAAGCACCATAGGTCATGCACAAACACTTATTATCCAAGATGGCAAGCTTGTATTAGGTACGTGGCAAGGCGTTTATTTTTGTGAATTTGATGGTCCACGCAAGCGAAAGTTTCATGCCATTATTATTCCAGAGGAGAATTAA
- a CDS encoding alpha/beta-type small acid-soluble spore protein — MARQNRNQLEVPGARNAVDSLKYEIANEFNVDLGADTTARENGSVGGEMVKRMIKIAEQDLANRQK, encoded by the coding sequence ATGGCTCGACAAAACCGTAACCAGTTAGAAGTGCCAGGTGCAAGGAATGCTGTTGACTCCTTAAAATATGAGATCGCCAATGAATTTAATGTCGATCTCGGAGCTGACACAACTGCACGAGAGAATGGATCCGTGGGTGGCGAGATGGTGAAGCGAATGATAAAAATCGCAGAACAGGATCTTGCAAATAGACAAAAGTAG
- a CDS encoding cold shock domain-containing protein, whose translation MTGKVKWFNAEKGFGFIEREDGDDVFVHFSAIQADGFKTLEEGQDVEFEIVEGNRGPQAANVTRL comes from the coding sequence ATGACTGGTAAAGTAAAATGGTTTAATGCAGAAAAAGGATTCGGTTTCATCGAGCGTGAAGACGGAGACGACGTATTCGTTCACTTCTCAGCTATCCAAGCTGACGGTTTCAAAACGCTTGAAGAAGGTCAAGACGTTGAATTCGAAATCGTAGAAGGTAACCGCGGACCACAAGCAGCAAACGTTACTCGTCTATAA
- the copZ gene encoding copper chaperone CopZ, protein MQTTLDVRGMTCGHCEQSVKGALEALPGVTGVEVHLNTGKVDVTYDEAKTNIQAMREAIEEQGYDVVA, encoded by the coding sequence ATGCAAACAACATTAGATGTCAGAGGGATGACTTGTGGTCATTGTGAACAATCAGTCAAAGGAGCGCTTGAAGCATTACCTGGCGTTACTGGAGTAGAGGTGCATTTAAATACAGGTAAAGTGGATGTAACCTATGATGAAGCAAAAACCAATATTCAAGCAATGCGCGAAGCGATTGAAGAACAAGGCTACGATGTCGTTGCATAA
- a CDS encoding heavy metal translocating P-type ATPase, whose product MQEKEHVTLGVTGMTCAACSNRIEKVLNKMDGVEAQVNLTTEKANLDFDPEKVSLEAITEKIGKLGYGVETEKVEYDITGMTCAACSNRIEKVLSKQQGVTQATVNLANETAVIEYQPSLVGEDKFIGLIEKLGYHAQPKANKEEKQSNKEKQIQRMKTKLIISAILSIPLLVTMLDHLFGLSLPHIFMNPWFQFALATPVQFIIGWQFYEGAYKNLRNKAANMDVLVALGTSAAYFYSLYEAIKTIGNPGYAPHLYFETSAILITLILFGKYLETKAKSKTTQAISKLLNLQAKQARVIRNGEEMMIPVEEVIRGDRLIVKPGEKIPVDGVVVKGRTAVDESMLTGESLPVEKDLEDTVIGATMNKNGTIEMEATKVGKDTALASIVKVVEDAQGSKAPIQRLADVISGYFVPIVVGIAILTFIIWISFVTPGELESALVASIAVLVIACPCALGLATPTSIMVGTGKAAEQGILFKGGEHLERTHQLEAIIFDKTGTITKGKPEVTDFTGNDDVLQLVASAEKSSEHPLAEAIVANAVEKDLELLDTEDFEAIPGHGISAKINGKTILVGTRSLMDQHNIAYQNEEAAMQSFEANGKTAMLIAVDGTFKGIIAVADTVKETAKEAISQLKNEGLEVIMLTGDNERTANAIAKQVGIDHVIAQVLPEEKADKVKMIQEMGKHVAMVGDGINDAPALAVADIGIAIGTGTEVAIEAADVTILGGELLLIPKAIKASHATIKNIRQNLFWAFAYNTAGIPIAAIGLLAPWIAGAAMAFSSVSVVSNSLRLKRVKL is encoded by the coding sequence ATGCAAGAGAAAGAACATGTAACTCTTGGTGTTACAGGGATGACCTGTGCTGCGTGTTCCAACCGAATTGAAAAGGTATTAAATAAGATGGACGGAGTAGAAGCGCAGGTGAATTTAACAACGGAAAAAGCTAATTTAGATTTCGACCCGGAAAAAGTTTCCCTGGAAGCTATTACTGAAAAGATCGGGAAGCTAGGTTATGGTGTGGAAACAGAAAAGGTCGAATACGATATTACCGGCATGACTTGTGCTGCATGTTCCAATCGAATCGAAAAAGTACTCTCCAAGCAGCAAGGTGTGACGCAAGCGACAGTTAATTTAGCCAATGAAACGGCAGTTATCGAGTACCAGCCATCATTGGTGGGAGAAGATAAATTTATTGGTTTGATTGAAAAGTTGGGTTACCATGCACAACCAAAGGCTAATAAAGAAGAAAAGCAATCCAATAAAGAAAAGCAAATCCAACGTATGAAAACGAAACTCATTATATCGGCAATCTTATCGATACCTCTATTGGTAACGATGCTCGATCATTTATTTGGACTTAGCCTCCCACATATCTTTATGAACCCTTGGTTTCAATTTGCTCTAGCTACACCGGTACAATTCATTATTGGTTGGCAATTTTATGAAGGAGCCTATAAAAACCTCCGCAATAAAGCAGCCAATATGGATGTACTCGTAGCATTAGGTACGAGTGCGGCTTATTTTTATAGCTTATATGAAGCAATTAAAACAATCGGCAATCCTGGTTATGCACCACATCTTTATTTTGAGACGAGTGCGATTTTAATTACACTTATCTTGTTTGGTAAATATTTAGAAACAAAGGCAAAAAGCAAAACAACGCAAGCTATTTCTAAACTATTGAATTTACAGGCAAAACAAGCGCGCGTTATCCGAAATGGTGAAGAAATGATGATTCCGGTAGAAGAAGTTATTCGTGGTGACCGGCTCATTGTAAAACCAGGAGAAAAAATACCCGTAGATGGTGTCGTAGTCAAAGGACGTACTGCTGTAGATGAATCGATGCTTACTGGTGAATCATTACCAGTGGAAAAGGACTTAGAAGATACGGTTATTGGTGCAACGATGAATAAGAATGGAACGATTGAAATGGAAGCTACAAAAGTAGGCAAGGACACTGCTTTAGCCTCCATTGTAAAAGTGGTAGAAGATGCACAAGGTTCAAAAGCTCCAATCCAACGCTTGGCAGATGTTATTTCTGGCTACTTCGTTCCAATTGTTGTCGGAATTGCCATTCTCACATTCATTATTTGGATTTCTTTTGTAACTCCGGGTGAATTGGAATCCGCATTAGTTGCCTCTATCGCTGTACTAGTGATAGCCTGTCCATGTGCCCTTGGCTTGGCTACCCCGACATCAATTATGGTTGGTACAGGTAAAGCAGCAGAGCAAGGGATTTTGTTTAAAGGCGGTGAACACTTAGAACGCACGCACCAATTAGAGGCTATTATTTTTGATAAAACCGGAACGATTACGAAAGGAAAGCCAGAAGTAACCGACTTCACTGGCAATGATGATGTCTTACAATTAGTAGCAAGTGCAGAAAAGAGTTCCGAACATCCGTTAGCAGAAGCAATTGTTGCTAATGCGGTAGAAAAAGACTTGGAACTACTCGATACAGAAGATTTTGAGGCAATACCAGGTCACGGTATTTCTGCCAAAATAAATGGAAAAACAATTCTTGTAGGAACAAGGTCGCTAATGGACCAGCACAACATTGCATATCAAAATGAAGAAGCAGCGATGCAATCCTTTGAAGCAAATGGGAAGACGGCAATGCTTATTGCAGTAGATGGTACGTTCAAAGGTATTATTGCTGTTGCCGATACGGTAAAGGAAACCGCCAAAGAAGCAATTAGCCAGTTGAAAAATGAAGGCTTAGAAGTCATTATGCTAACAGGTGATAATGAACGAACTGCCAACGCCATCGCCAAGCAAGTTGGCATTGATCACGTCATAGCACAAGTTTTACCAGAGGAAAAAGCGGATAAAGTAAAAATGATACAGGAAATGGGCAAGCATGTGGCGATGGTCGGTGATGGAATTAACGATGCTCCAGCATTAGCTGTTGCCGACATTGGTATCGCGATAGGAACAGGAACGGAAGTAGCCATTGAAGCTGCTGATGTAACGATCTTAGGTGGCGAGCTGCTACTCATTCCAAAAGCAATTAAAGCGAGTCATGCAACGATCAAAAATATCCGCCAAAACTTATTTTGGGCATTTGCCTACAACACAGCGGGCATTCCGATCGCAGCGATTGGTTTACTCGCACCATGGATAGCCGGTGCAGCGATGGCATTTAGCTCGGTAAGTGTTGTATCAAATTCCCTACGCTTAAAACGGGTAAAGCTATAG
- a CDS encoding metal-sensing transcriptional repressor produces the protein MTTQKPEHPVTPRTKDEISAITNRLKRIEGQVRGIQKMVEEDRYCIDILVQISAINAALKKVGFSIAERHTKHCVSHAVQSGHGEDAIDELMEVLKQLSK, from the coding sequence ATGACAACACAAAAGCCAGAGCATCCTGTAACTCCTAGAACAAAGGATGAAATTTCAGCAATTACAAATCGGCTGAAAAGAATTGAAGGGCAGGTTCGCGGCATTCAAAAAATGGTGGAAGAGGATAGATATTGTATTGATATTTTGGTGCAAATTAGTGCGATTAATGCAGCATTAAAAAAAGTTGGCTTCTCCATTGCGGAAAGGCATACGAAGCATTGTGTTTCTCATGCGGTACAATCTGGGCACGGGGAGGATGCGATTGATGAATTAATGGAAGTACTGAAACAACTTTCCAAGTAA
- a CDS encoding biotin transporter BioY: protein MDQQNKKLRLILNSALFAALTAILAQIDIPLPLIPISGQTLAVGITATILGSKQGALAMICYAVIGAVGAPVFAGFSGGAHVLVGPSGGYVFGFIVTAYVTGWILEKTSFRLANALIANIVGMVITLAFGTVQLKFILDYTWNAAFLAGVYPFIAVGIIKAVLASWIGIAVRKRLVQANLILETKQKVA from the coding sequence ATGGATCAGCAAAACAAAAAACTTCGTCTGATACTTAATAGCGCACTATTTGCAGCACTTACAGCGATTTTGGCGCAAATAGATATTCCATTACCACTTATTCCGATCAGTGGACAAACCTTAGCGGTCGGTATTACAGCAACTATCCTAGGTAGTAAGCAAGGAGCATTAGCTATGATCTGTTACGCTGTAATTGGAGCTGTGGGCGCACCTGTATTTGCGGGCTTTAGCGGAGGCGCCCATGTGTTAGTTGGTCCTTCGGGCGGATATGTTTTTGGATTTATTGTTACTGCTTACGTTACAGGATGGATCTTAGAGAAAACCAGTTTCCGGTTAGCAAATGCTTTGATCGCCAATATAGTAGGAATGGTGATCACATTAGCATTTGGGACAGTTCAGTTGAAGTTTATTTTAGACTATACTTGGAATGCTGCTTTTTTAGCGGGAGTCTACCCGTTTATTGCAGTCGGAATTATCAAAGCTGTATTAGCCAGCTGGATAGGTATTGCAGTTCGCAAACGCCTCGTACAAGCTAATTTAATTTTGGAAACGAAGCAAAAAGTAGCGTGA
- a CDS encoding sigma-54-dependent transcriptional regulator — translation MAKKVKTPDYIDVHIEVANLEEGVKLAQTAEEDGYELIISRGGTATMIQEKVSLPVVPIDITGYDMLRVFTLIKEMNNKVALLGFANISRGAATLCDILEFNVKMITIQSRDEVKRHLLELKQAGYSVVIGDVVTVQEAKQIGLRGVLITSGKEALMDAFEEAKRLYELFYKSKTSANYVNDAMNNMPIPIAVSVQNQIIYKNNAFKSLEHKDVLTQDKQLRELVNQVLYTGKEQWGQLNIANLYYLVQAYWIKDEALAVGIFIHNVFSLKNENTYMLDSNPSHLPIIGESETSKLLSRLIQIHADNKAALCIYGEPGVGKRTVARNIHFQRYGNGTPLLEVTCSLLNETEIAHLQTILRSMKEGTLLLNEIDQTDRGLQDRLLKLLQQKPIDIKLISITTAQLEILVKQELFLIELYERIIANFMHIPPLRQRKRDIPLFIHYFLAEFHAADGGEALGIKGHAIEYLMEFDWHLNLLELKKVCKTLSVQTSGYYVELDDVKKVMQMTLGCSQGERKLLESDAGRLGRQQ, via the coding sequence ATGGCTAAGAAAGTAAAAACACCTGATTACATAGATGTTCATATTGAAGTGGCTAACTTGGAAGAAGGTGTGAAATTAGCACAAACTGCTGAAGAAGATGGTTATGAATTAATTATCAGCCGTGGCGGGACAGCAACAATGATACAGGAAAAAGTCTCATTGCCTGTTGTACCAATTGATATTACAGGTTACGACATGTTGCGGGTGTTTACATTAATAAAAGAAATGAATAATAAAGTAGCTCTGTTAGGATTTGCGAATATATCACGAGGTGCAGCTACATTATGTGATATTCTGGAGTTTAATGTAAAAATGATTACAATACAGTCAAGGGATGAAGTAAAGCGCCATTTATTAGAACTGAAACAAGCAGGCTATTCAGTGGTTATTGGGGATGTTGTTACGGTACAAGAAGCAAAACAAATAGGATTACGTGGGGTGCTGATTACTTCTGGAAAAGAAGCGCTAATGGATGCTTTTGAAGAAGCTAAGCGATTATACGAGCTATTTTATAAAAGTAAAACATCTGCTAATTATGTGAATGATGCCATGAACAACATGCCGATACCAATTGCTGTTAGTGTGCAAAACCAAATAATATATAAGAATAACGCTTTTAAGTCTTTAGAACATAAAGATGTCTTAACACAAGATAAGCAATTACGGGAACTCGTAAATCAAGTACTTTACACTGGAAAAGAGCAGTGGGGGCAACTGAACATAGCTAATCTGTATTATCTTGTGCAAGCGTATTGGATAAAAGATGAAGCATTGGCGGTCGGAATTTTTATCCATAACGTGTTCTCTCTCAAGAATGAGAATACATATATGTTAGATAGTAATCCTTCACATCTTCCAATAATTGGTGAAAGCGAAACAAGTAAATTGCTGTCTAGACTAATTCAGATACATGCGGATAATAAAGCTGCTCTGTGTATTTACGGAGAACCTGGGGTAGGGAAACGCACTGTTGCAAGAAATATTCATTTTCAGAGATATGGCAACGGTACACCATTACTAGAGGTGACTTGCTCTCTATTAAATGAGACAGAAATAGCGCATCTTCAAACAATTCTACGTTCTATGAAAGAAGGAACATTGCTTCTAAATGAGATAGACCAAACAGATCGTGGTTTACAAGATAGGTTATTAAAACTCCTGCAACAAAAGCCAATTGACATAAAGTTAATTTCGATTACAACTGCGCAACTGGAAATATTGGTGAAACAAGAGCTATTTTTAATAGAACTATACGAGAGAATAATTGCTAACTTTATGCATATTCCACCGCTAAGGCAGAGGAAAAGAGATATCCCCCTGTTTATACATTATTTTTTAGCTGAATTTCATGCTGCGGATGGGGGCGAAGCTCTAGGGATTAAAGGTCATGCAATAGAGTATTTAATGGAATTTGATTGGCATTTAAATTTACTTGAATTAAAAAAAGTGTGTAAAACATTGAGTGTGCAAACCTCTGGATATTATGTTGAATTGGATGATGTGAAAAAAGTAATGCAAATGACGTTAGGATGCTCACAAGGTGAGAGGAAGTTGCTTGAAAGCGACGCAGGTCGCTTAGGAAGGCAACAATGA